TTGAGTTGGAGGTTAGGTTGGATCGCTGGTTCTGAGGTCGAAGGTGGAGTGGCGGGTTGGGGTTGGGGGTGGGgttgaggttgcaggtgggtaGATGGGGGTAAGGTTTGCTTGTTGGGGTGAACCTGGGGTGTTGATGTTGTTGGGTTAGGGTTGGTGTTTGTGTCGGTGGGGTTAAGGTTAACGGTGGCAGTGGGTGGTTTGGGTTGAGATAGGGGTGATGCTGGGGAAAAAGTAAAGAAAATGATGGAATGAGATAATTTCTTCAATGAGTAGAGTGTATTAGAAATTGTgatgcctatactcaaccacaatagctagctcaagagttgaggtttgcaatacccttataaaggctatctatgctctatctctagccaatgtgggacttctaacacaccccctcacgtccaggactgaacaacctggaacgtgggatcaacaacaacgggtggcccaattatgggaggtctccacaacaaacaacaaatggacctaggatagactctgataccatattagaaattgagatgcctatactcaaccacaaaagctagctcaagagttgaggtttgcaatacccttataaagactatctatgctctatctctagccaatgtgcgAATTCTAACAGAGTGACCGACTCATTGAGCAAATTTCTACAAGGAAGTACAAAAGGGATAAAGATTGTCAACAAGTGGTTCATGGGATAGGGTGATGAATGAGCTGGAGAACATTTACTGGACAAGAAATGGTTATGAACTGACAAGGTCAATGCACCTCGAGCTTACTGCAAAAAAATAGGATTAATTATTATTAGAGTACCATCTAGCAACTCTAGTGACCTCGAATCCTCATAGATAACTGAAGATTGaatcttctttttccttcctccAGAAGACAATTTCCTGAGACGATCACTTTTCCTAGGAACAACAAAACCATAACCATCCATATGACAATGTAATGGCGTCTAACAAGGCACTTTCAGATAAGATGGATGCCATGTTCAAGAGGATGGATGATCGCAAGATGAGCACTTAGAATGAGGCAATGGATGAAGAGATCAAGTATCTGAGAAGCTCTAGGCATGATCCTCCTACTGGTACATACAACCCCAGTTGGGCGAATCATCCTAGTTTATCTTACAGAAAGCAAGGTGGATATGCCAAGTAAGGAAATTCTAAGCAGTACTCCAATCCACGGAGGGGCCAGTATCAGATCAGAGGCAACAACCTCAACAAGATCAGAACTCTGGGAAAAGGAGCTTGGAAGACATTGTGGGAAAACTAGCTCATACCACTGAGTCCTTCATGACTGAAACCAGAAATACCAACAAAAATCATGAGGCTTCCCTTAGAAATTTGGAGAATCAGATGGGTCAGATTGCAAACAGCTTTCAGAAATGAGTCCAGGTAAGTTACCCTATGACACTATTGAGAATCAAGCTAATCTTTCTGCTATAACTACTAGGAGTGGTAAAATTTTGAAAGGTGTCGAAAGAAAGATACTAAAAAATAGGGGTGAGGAAGTGGAAAAATCTAAGGAAGAGAATAAGGAAGTGagtgagaagaaaaaaattaatgataaaTCTGAAGTAAATAAAGATAAAGAAACCACTACTTTCCCCAATGACAAGAGTTGTTGCAAGATACCTTTTCCAAAAGCTTTAGTGAAAAAGAATTTAGAAAagcaattttttaaatttcttgAGGTTTTCAAAAAGTTACAAATAAATATTCCTTTTTCTGAAGCTTTGGAACAGATGCCTGCATACTCTAAATTCATGAAAGAGATACTCTCTAGAAGAAGAAAGCTGAGTGAGGTAGATGAGACCATAATGATGAGTGAGGAGTGTAGTGCTATCTTGCAAAGGAAACTTCCacagaaaataaaagatcctgGAAGTTTCACACTTCCTGTGGAAATTGAAGGTTTACCTGTTGTTAAGGCTCTCTGTGATTTGGGAGCAAGCATTAATTTGATGCCTCTCACCATGTTGGAGGGGTTGGGTTTAGGAGAGGTCACTCCCACCATGATCAACCTACAACTAGCAGATAGGTCACTCAAAACTCCTTACGGGATTATAGAGGATATTCTTGTTAGGGTAGATAAATTTATTTTCCCTGTGGATTTTGTTATATTAGATATGGAAGAAGATGCTATAATACCTCTCATCCTAGGAAGACCCTTTTTAGCAACTGGTAATGCAAAAATTAATGTGAGGAAGGGAATTCTTTCTTTGAAAGTAGGAGAAGAAAAAATGAGGTTTAAGGTCTTTGAGTCATTGAAACATAGGAATGATGAGAGTATCTTTAGTGTTGAGGTAGTGGATGAGTTCGTTTGTGAGGAATTTGTGAGGATTTCTATGAAAGACTCTTTAGAAGATGTGATCATGGAAGGATTTGAGTCTACTGACTTACCTGAATGTGATGTTGAAACTGTGAACCAATTGGATTCAGTCTCATCTCTCTCGTTTAGGAGTGTTTGGAGAGAGGAATTAAAAAGATATGAGGAGACTCCAATTAAATCTGCAAAATTGGAACTGAAACCTCTACCTCACCCTCAAATATGCTTATCTTGAGGAGAGAGAGGTAAAGCATGTGATCTTAAGTAGTTCTCTTTCTCCTTTAGAGGAAGAGAAATTGTTAAGAGTTTTGAGAGAATACAAATCTGCTATGGGTTGGACCATCAGTGACATAAAGGGGATTAGTCCCACGATTTGCATGCATACAATTCTGATGGAAAATGAATACAAACCTGTGGTACAACCCCAAGGGAGACTTAACCCTGTCATGAAAGATGTTGTCAGAAAATAAGTTCTTAAATTTCTTGATGTGGGTATCATATACCCGATTTCTGATAGTGCATGGGTTAGTCCTGTGCAAGTGGTTCCCAAGAAAGGAGGAATCACTGTTGTTCCCAATGAGAATAACGAATTGATCCCCACTCGTCAAGTGACGGGTTGGCGTGTGTGTGTCGATTACCGGAGGCTCTATTCAGCCACCCGGAAGGACCACTTTCCCCTCCCTTTTATTGATCAGATGCTTGATAAATTATCGGGGCACAAATATTCTTGTTTTCTTGATGGTTATTCTGGATATAATCAAATTGGTGTTGCCCCTGAGGATCAGGAAAAAACATCTTTCACTTGTCTATATGGGGTCTTTGCTTACAAGAGAATTCCTTTTGGGTTGGGTAATGCACCCGCCACATTTCAAAGATgcatgttttctattttttctgaTTTAATTGAGCATTGCATTGAAATTTGTATGGATGATTTCTCTGTGTTTGGTCCTACATTTGATGGCTGTTTGGAAAATTTAGCATTGGTTTTAAAGAGGTGTCAAGAGACTAACCTTGTTTTGAATTGGGAAAAGTCCTAGTTCACGGTTAGGGATGGGATTGTTTTTGGACACCGTGTGTCTGAGGATGGGCTAGAGGTAGATAAAGCTAAAATTGAAGTAATTGAGAAACAACCTCCTCCCACAAATGTCAAAAGTGTTCGGAGTTTCCTTGGACATGCAGACTTTTATAGGCGATTCATAACAGATTTTTCTAAAATTACCAAGCCCATGACTAACCTTCTTGAGAAGGACtctccttttattttttatgaagctTGTTTGAGTGCATTTAAACTGATTAAAGAGAAACTGGTCACGAAACCTGTGATTGTGGCGACTGGCTGGTCTCTGCCATTTGAAATAATGTGTGATGAAAGTGATATTGCTCTTGGTGTTGTTTTGTGTCAAAGGAAAGATAGAGTGCTTTATACCATATATTATGCCAGTAAGGTTTTGAATGAAGCACAAAAGAATTATGCTACAACAGAAAAAGAGTTATTAGCTATGGTGTTTGCTTGTGAGAAATTTTGGTCATATATTATTGGTTCTAAAATTATTGAGCATACTGATCATGCCGCTTTGAGGCATTTATTTTCTAAACAGGACTCCAAGCTGAGGTTAATCAGATGGGTCCTACTCTTGCAAGAGTTTGACTTTTTGATCATAGATAGGAGAGGCAAAGACATTGGAGTGGCTGATCACCTGTCAAGGTTGGAAGGTGAGAGTTCAAGCATTTTGCCAGTCAAAGAAGAATTTCCAGATGAGCATTTGTTTGCTGTCAATGCATCCGACACACTTCCCTGGTATGTTCACTTTGCCAATTTTAAAGCTGTTGATGTGTTGCCATCTGAGTTAACCTgacaataaaagaaaaagttctTACATGATGCTAAATACTACCTCTGGGATGAACCTTGTCTTTTTAAACAATGCTCAGATGGAGTACTTCGAAAATGTGTTCCAGAGGAGGTTGAGAAGATTTTGTGGCACTGCCATAGTTTTGAGTATGGGGGCCATTTTAGTGGAGAGAGAATCGCAGCAAACGTTTTACAGAGCGGATTCTATTGGCCCTCCATATTCAAGGACAGCTGGAAGTTTTCTGAAAGTTGTGATAGATGCCAAAGGAATGGCAACATATATAGGAAGAATGAGATGCCCCTAAATAATATTTTGGAAATTCAGTTGTTTGACGTTTGGGGCATTGATTTCATGGGACCTTTCCCACCTTCCTATGGCTGCCAGTACATCCTTGTtgctgttgattatgtttcaAAATGGGTTGAGGCAACTACACTTTCAACAAACGATGCCAAGGTTGTTATCAATTTtctaaagaaaaatatattcacaAGGTTTGGAGTGTCAAGAGCTATAATTAGTGATAGGGGTACACATTTTTGCAATAAAGCTTTTGATTCCCTTTTGATTCTCTCTacagcggttacgctctcattctctctaggaatctcacatcacgttccttacactctaggtactatacctcatctcaatgttcatggatatAACAATGGTGTTAAACATAATGTTGCTACCCCCTATCACCCCCAAACTAGTGTGCAAGTGGAAGTTTCCAATAGAGAgcttaaaataattttagaaaaagtgGTAAGGTCATCTAGAAAAGATTGGCCTAGAAAATTGGATGACACTCTTTGGGCTTACCGCACTGTGTTTAAGACGCCTATTGGTACTTCACCTTACCAGCTGGTATATGGAAAGTCTTGTCACCTACCTGTTGAATTGGAACATAAAGCCTATTGGGCCATtaagattttgaattttgatttgaaaGATGCTAGCGAGAAAAGGGTTTTACAAATTAATGAACTAGATGAGTTTAGGCTTCAAGCTTATGAGAATGCTAGAATCTACAAAGAGAAAACGAAAATTTGGCATGACAAAAAGATCACCAAGCGAGAGTTTGAGCCTGGGCAGCAAGTGTTGTTGTATAACTCTACGTTAAGATTGTTCCCTGGTAAGCTCAAGTCTCGTTGGTTAGGAGAATACGTGGTTACTAAGGTCTCTCCCCATGGTGCTGTTAAGATTGAAAACTCAACCTTAAAGTATAATTTCACTGTCAATGGACAGAGTTTGAAACTCTACCATGGGGGAGAGATATTCAGAGGAAAGACAACTCTGCAGCTTGACTCTCCCAACTGAATGGAGAGGAGAGTCTAACAAAGACTTAAAATTGTGCTttttgggagacaacccaagtatataaaaaataaaaaaccaaaaatatttttctttttagtttGAGTCTTTATGTTATGTTGAGTCTTAGTGTTCCCATGaattatttgagttataattgTGGTATTTTTAATGTGTGCTCATTTTTGCAAGGACTAAGTGATTTTACAGGAATTAATATGAGCTAGAGGACCAGCTGACAGAGTCTTGGGCGGTCACTTTTTGCACCTAAATTGAGTACAAGCAGTTTTACTAAACCACTCGTGtctcatttaatttcatgatcATGCATTTAGTTATATAGTTTCACACACTATTTTTAAACATGCTTTTACCCCGAGTTATCTGCCTTTGTATTTGACTACTCAAGTAGTTTCAATTCTGGATCAATGCCttgttttatgaaaattatGATACACTTGTGTTGTCTGGTATTTTGGGTCATAGCATGCTACAAAGATGAGTGAGTGAATTTTATGACAGAGAGGTGTTTTCAATGGATAGTGTTGATGGGAGTTCATAGGAATTAATCTATTTTCCCTTATTTTTGCTGAGTGATGAGTGTTTGTCTTTGATTCCTGACTTGCTTGCATTTGCTTGGTTCTGCTTTGAAATGCATGTCGGTTTGATAGTGTTATGCATGTAATATTTGTTAAGAGATTATTAGGCATTTTTTAAGGCTTTCAGACTTTGCTCACATTATCCTTTAGTTGCCACAGTTGAGCCTCAATGTGAATTTTTCGTGGACCCCGACATTGATAATTTGTGAGTTATCAAGTGATCTACTGTTGAATTGAgcaaataaaaagttaaaaattatGAAGGTACTATTCTCTCCATTTCTCTTGTTATGTGTTGCACAATATGAAAATGTTGAAAAAAATCATGAGCAACATA
This portion of the Lotus japonicus ecotype B-129 chromosome 3, LjGifu_v1.2 genome encodes:
- the LOC130744197 gene encoding uncharacterized protein LOC130744197 — protein: MSPGKLPYDTIENQANLSAITTRSGKILKGVERKILKNRGEEVEKSKEENKEVSEKKKINDKSEVNKDKETTTFPNDKSCCKIPFPKALVKKNLEKQFFKFLEVFKKLQINIPFSEALEQMPAYSKFMKEILSRRRKLSEVDETIMMSEECSAILQRKLPQKIKDPGSFTLPVEIEGLPVVKALCDLGASINLMPLTMLEGLGLGEVTPTMINLQLADRSLKTPYGIIEDILVRVDKFIFPVDFVILDMEEDAIIPLILGRPFLATGNAKINVRKGILSLKVGEEKMRFKVFESLKHRNDESIFSVEVVDEFVCEEFVRISMKDSLEDVIMEGFESTDLPECDVETVNQLDSVSSLSFRSVWREELKRYEETPIKSAKLELKPLPHPQICLS